The following coding sequences are from one Ursus arctos isolate Adak ecotype North America unplaced genomic scaffold, UrsArc2.0 scaffold_23, whole genome shotgun sequence window:
- the LOC125281211 gene encoding olfactory receptor 4P4-like codes for MGHENITEFILLGLFSDEDAKVACFVVFSLCYIVTLSGNLFILLTIRGSRLHEQPMYFFLSYLSFMDVCFTSTVVPRLITDLLAQKKTISYNSCIAQLFSAHFFGTTEMFILVAMAYDRYAAICRPLHYMVIMSRQVCYVLLMASILGAFIHSILQVLIIIELPFCGPNQIDHYLCDIFPLLKLACTDTRLLVIVIITTTGMISILTFVALVISYIIILSTLRTRSSQGCRKALSTCGSHITVVFMFFLPLIFTYVPTADSVSNDKVFALFYTMIAPMFNPFIYTLRNTDMKNAMRKMWCRDTRSEGK; via the coding sequence ATGGGACATGAAAACATCACAGAGTTTATCCTCCTGGGACTCTTCAGTGATGAGGATGCAAAGGTTGCCTGCTTTGTGGTGTTCTCACTTTGCTACATCGTGACTCTCTCAGGAAACCTGTTCATCCTCCTCACCATCAGGGGCAGCCGTCTCCATGAACagcccatgtactttttcctgaGCTACCTGTCTTTCATGGATGTCTGCTTCACTTCCACGGTGGTCCCCAGACTGATCACAGACCTACTGGCCCAGAAGAAGACCATCTCCTACAACAGCTGCATAGCCCAGTTGTTTTCTGCCCACTTCTTTGGTACCACTGAGATGTTCATCTTGGTGGCCATGGCTTATGACCGTTACGCAGCCATCTGCAGACCCCTTCACTATATGGTCATCATGAGCAGACAGGTGTGCTATGTCCTTCTGATGGCCTCGATTCTCGGAGCATTTATCCATTCAATCCTTCAGGTATTGATTATCATTGAACTTCCCTTCTGTGGCCCCAATCAGATAGATCACTATTTATGTGATATTTTCCCCTTGCTGAAGCTGGCCTGCACGGATACTAGGCTGTTGGTTATTGTGATTATTACCACCACAGGAATGATATCCATTTTGACCTTTGTTGCCTTGGTAATTTCTTACATCATCATCCTGTCCACCCTGAGGACCCGGTCGTCCCAGGGCTGCCGCAAAGCCCTCTCCACCTGCGGCTCACACATCACTGTCGTGTTCATGTTCTTCCTGCCCCTCATCTTCACGTATGTCCCCACGGCTGATTCCGTCAGTAATGACAAAGTTTTCGCCCTATTTTACACCATGATTGCCCCCATGTTCAACCCTTTCATCTACACGCTGAGAAACACAGACATGAAGAATGCCATGAGGAAAATGTGGTGCCGGGACACACGGtctgaaggaaaatga